The following proteins come from a genomic window of Thermoproteales archaeon:
- a CDS encoding NUDIX hydrolase, translating into MRVLSKTNVYSGRVFNVIKETIEDEKRIFEVDIVEHPGAVVILPLRKDKIVMIKQYRYPVKETIYELPAGTIEPGEKPEECALRELEEETGFRAEKLSYLGCFYASPGYSSELLHAFTAENLHFEKQNLDIDEKIMVAEFSKEKVLDMINRGIIKDSKTLSTLFLYFLKTKLPGAFLKL; encoded by the coding sequence ATGAGAGTTTTATCGAAAACTAATGTTTATTCTGGTAGAGTATTTAATGTAATCAAGGAGACTATCGAGGATGAAAAGAGGATTTTCGAAGTTGATATTGTCGAGCATCCAGGCGCTGTCGTTATACTTCCTCTGAGAAAGGATAAGATCGTTATGATTAAACAATACAGGTATCCCGTAAAAGAAACTATTTACGAGTTACCAGCTGGAACCATCGAACCTGGCGAAAAACCCGAAGAATGCGCTCTTAGAGAACTCGAGGAGGAGACCGGCTTTAGAGCTGAAAAACTTAGCTATTTAGGCTGTTTTTACGCGTCACCCGGTTATTCAAGCGAATTATTGCACGCTTTCACTGCTGAGAACCTGCACTTTGAAAAGCAAAATCTTGATATAGACGAGAAGATTATGGTCGCGGAATTTTCAAAAGAGAAAGTTCTAGATATGATCAATAGGGGCATTATAAAAGATTCTAAAACTCTTTCAACCCTATTCTTATACTTTTTAAAGACGAAGCTCCCTGGCGCTTTTCTAAAGCTTTAA
- a CDS encoding flavodoxin family protein — MEKPYIIIVLGTPRKYGNTAKIAEIAAEGARSEGANVDKIFLVDYDIKPCIGCVSDNQYACRYPCVIDDDMRKIYDMILKCDGLIIATPIYWYSPSGIVKTFIDRLTVFENMIYIDGKSWVEGKAAGVIAVGNDSGSIELIANLYATLNSMGFVIPPWGLAYYQELGDILENDNACMDAFNVGRVVTLMAKILKREKIEKWYVSDEKALAYAKKKAEKEVKKHEHEYKSRLEKFKALEKRQGASSLKSIRIGLKEF; from the coding sequence GTGGAGAAACCTTATATCATTATAGTCTTGGGAACGCCTAGGAAATACGGTAATACTGCTAAAATAGCGGAGATAGCTGCTGAGGGCGCTAGAAGTGAAGGTGCCAACGTGGATAAGATATTCTTAGTTGACTACGACATAAAACCATGTATAGGGTGCGTTAGCGATAATCAATACGCTTGCCGTTATCCATGCGTCATAGATGATGATATGAGGAAAATATATGACATGATCTTAAAGTGCGATGGGCTTATAATTGCAACGCCGATATACTGGTATTCGCCAAGCGGTATAGTAAAAACATTCATTGATAGGCTCACTGTATTCGAAAACATGATTTATATAGATGGTAAAAGCTGGGTAGAGGGCAAGGCTGCTGGCGTTATAGCGGTTGGTAATGACAGCGGGTCTATAGAGTTAATAGCCAATTTATACGCTACACTAAACTCTATGGGCTTTGTGATTCCTCCATGGGGGCTTGCATACTATCAAGAACTAGGAGATATACTAGAAAACGATAACGCGTGCATGGATGCTTTCAACGTAGGTAGAGTTGTGACTTTAATGGCTAAGATTTTGAAAAGGGAGAAGATTGAAAAATGGTATGTAAGCGATGAAAAGGCATTAGCTTATGCTAAAAAGAAAGCTGAAAAAGAAGTTAAAAAGCATGAACATGAATACAAGTCACGCCTAGAAAAATTTAAAGCTTTAGAAAAGCGCCAGGGAGCTTCGTCTTTAAAAAGTATAAGAATAGGGTTGAAAGAGTTTTAG